The genomic interval ACGGCAGCCGTCGGTTGTGCCGCACGGCTCGCTGTGTCGGTCGGCCCCCTGCTCATTGGCTCATTCTGACTCACCGCATGGCCATGGCAAGCCGGTTTCGGTCGACTTGCCATCTTTCTTGCCTGGTGCGGGGCCGGGTTTGCTCGATATGGGCACGCGATTCCGCAGCGTGAATCGAGTGGGCCGCAAGTCGTACAGCGACGATCCGCCACGGTGTACCGCCATGAGAAAGGCAATGTTATGCGCCATCAGCCGACTGCGCTGGGTTGGGTAGAAACCGAGGTATCCGATGCTCCGATGTGGGACCGAGCCCAGGTGCGCCGCCTGGCGCGGCATCTCGGGTATGTGGTGGTTTGGCCGGAGCCATCGGTGATTCCGCTAGTGGACCAGGTGCGGGCGGCTGATGTCGATGTGGTGATCACGCCGTCACCCGGGCATTTGAGCCCGCTTGTGCTGAACGCGGTGCTGTACGTCGCTGAGATCGAAACGTGTTCTCCGCGGCTTAGTTTCGCTCGTTGGACGGCGTTGCGGGAAGGTGTATTCGCGTGACGACCGACCGGGGGCAGAGCGGGCGGGAAATGTCCGCGTTCTGGTGGACATACAGCGCGCCGATCGGACCGCTGACGCCTCACCACGCCCACGCGATCATGCAGATGCATCTGGAGTGCCGAGTGGAGGACTGCGCGCGTAAGAGCGCCGCGTTTCGAGCTTGGTCGAGGCGGGCCGGATCAAGCCGGACTCCGGGTGCGGTGCCGAGGTCCCCGCATCCCGGCGCGCAATAGACTCGAACCCATGATTACCGCGATCGTGTTGATCCATGCCGAGGCTGCCCGCATTCCGGAGACCGCGCAGGCGCTGGCCAGTCTGGACGGCGTGGCCGAGGTGTACTCGTGTGCGGGAGATGTCGATCTGATCGCGGTGGTGCGGGTGCGGGACCATGAGCAGATCGCGGAGGTGGTGACGGGACGGATCAACAAGACGGCGGGTGTGCTGCGTACCGCCACGCATATAGCGTTCAAGTCCTACTCTCAGGCGGACGTCGAGGCCGGATTCTCCATCGGCGAATAACTGACGAACAACGCCCGCCCGCCATCGAGTAAGGCCCGGCGCGGGCCACCGCGGACGGGACGGCAACAAGAACCGGCCCCGAGTCGATCGACTCGGGGCCGGTTGCTTACCCGGACTCAGTGCCCGTGCTTGTCACCCTTGCCACTGACCTGATCCTGGTACTCGGCCAGAATCTCCAGCTGCTTGTGGTGCTCCTGCTTC from Nocardia wallacei carries:
- a CDS encoding Lrp/AsnC family transcriptional regulator, with translation MITAIVLIHAEAARIPETAQALASLDGVAEVYSCAGDVDLIAVVRVRDHEQIAEVVTGRINKTAGVLRTATHIAFKSYSQADVEAGFSIGE